A section of the Kribbella sp. HUAS MG21 genome encodes:
- a CDS encoding arylsulfatase has translation MRQPNVVLICVDEWRGDAMSCAGHPYVETPHLDELARNGVRFSRGYSATPSCVPARAALFTGQSQERHGRVGYTDGVPFDAAHPVTVQGEFRRAGYHTQAIGKMHVWPERARLGFDDVILHDGFLHHARRSHRQQFGFFDDYVPWLRRQPGVSPDAEYFDHGVNCNSVVARPWDKAEELHPTHWIGTQTIEWLYRRDPSRPFFLYLSFHRPHPPYDPPQWAFDQYNALPPYERELGDWEDDWDEYRQDGDYQASVGDLPDRVVHRARAGYYGLMAQIDLQINRIREALVDFGVYEDTIIAFTSDHGEMLGDHRMFRKSVPYEGSARVPFIVADRSSAGGSVRGGVVDHVVELRDVMPTLLDLAGVPIPSSVDGQSLAPYLRGTSDEPVREWLHGEHLHFGQSIQWVTDGRTKYVWGSERGVEQLFDLVSDPGELRNIVKSEPELRELWRARLIQDLTGREEGFVADGDLVTGRPVTAILQHTRERIASATG, from the coding sequence GTGAGACAGCCGAACGTCGTACTCATCTGTGTCGACGAGTGGCGGGGCGACGCGATGTCGTGCGCCGGTCACCCGTACGTCGAGACGCCGCATCTGGACGAGTTGGCGCGCAACGGGGTGCGGTTCAGCCGCGGGTACTCCGCGACGCCGTCGTGCGTACCGGCCAGGGCGGCGTTGTTCACCGGGCAGTCGCAGGAGCGGCACGGACGGGTCGGGTACACCGACGGCGTACCGTTCGACGCCGCGCACCCGGTGACGGTGCAGGGCGAGTTCCGGCGGGCGGGGTACCACACGCAGGCGATCGGGAAGATGCACGTCTGGCCGGAGCGAGCGCGGCTCGGGTTCGATGACGTGATCCTGCACGACGGGTTCCTGCACCACGCGCGGCGTTCGCACCGGCAGCAGTTCGGGTTCTTCGACGACTACGTGCCCTGGCTGCGACGGCAGCCCGGGGTTTCGCCCGATGCGGAGTACTTCGATCACGGGGTGAACTGCAACTCGGTGGTCGCGCGGCCATGGGACAAGGCGGAGGAGCTGCATCCGACGCACTGGATCGGCACGCAGACGATCGAGTGGCTGTACCGGCGGGATCCTTCCCGGCCGTTCTTCCTGTACCTGTCGTTCCACCGGCCGCATCCGCCGTACGACCCGCCGCAGTGGGCGTTCGACCAGTACAACGCACTGCCGCCGTACGAACGGGAGCTCGGGGACTGGGAGGACGACTGGGACGAGTACCGCCAGGACGGCGACTACCAGGCGTCGGTCGGCGACCTGCCGGACCGGGTCGTGCACCGCGCCCGGGCCGGGTACTACGGGCTGATGGCGCAGATCGACCTGCAGATCAACCGGATCCGCGAGGCGCTGGTCGACTTCGGGGTGTACGAGGACACGATCATCGCGTTCACCTCCGACCACGGCGAGATGCTGGGCGACCACCGGATGTTCCGCAAGTCGGTGCCGTACGAGGGGTCGGCGCGGGTGCCGTTCATCGTCGCGGACCGTTCGTCCGCCGGGGGTTCGGTCCGGGGTGGGGTGGTGGACCATGTGGTGGAGTTGCGGGACGTGATGCCGACGTTGCTGGATCTGGCCGGGGTTCCGATTCCGTCGTCGGTGGACGGGCAGTCGCTGGCGCCGTACCTGCGGGGTACGTCGGACGAGCCCGTGCGGGAGTGGTTGCACGGGGAGCATCTGCACTTCGGGCAGTCGATCCAGTGGGTGACGGACGGTCGGACGAAATACGTGTGGGGATCCGAGCGGGGTGTGGAGCAGCTCTTCGACTTGGTCTCGGATCCTGGTGAGTTGCGGAACATTGTGAAGTCGGAGCCGGAACTGCGGGAGCTGTGGCGGGCGCGGTTGATCCAGGATCTGACTGGTCGTGAGGAAGGCTTTGTTGCGGACGGTG
- a CDS encoding LacI family DNA-binding transcriptional regulator: MSSPLADRPTLRMVAKEAGVSVATVSYVLSGRHRSHTIKDSTADRVREAASRLGYRRNDAARAIRTGKSDLVLLSLSVLADPWSQAVAATVSAAVTPLGKTALIVADGDWRTVLSNRTPDVIFIDSVLQDAEQIAELEAFAAQGVQIVAFDERLEPRGFDVIRSGAEPRCHLAVEHLLASHDRVGALTSRTTGFARFDAYLNTLRAAGKPVREQDIEIFERHPEGAYRAAMALLTKPDRPTAIYCTTDFAAIACVRAAHRLRIDVPRELAIVGVGNTPEGEHLDPSLSTVGPVDFNDRLARIIVSRLTDREGAPGEVFDFPWQLIVRDSSKVVP, encoded by the coding sequence ATGTCCTCACCTTTGGCCGACCGGCCGACGCTGCGGATGGTGGCGAAGGAGGCAGGGGTCTCGGTCGCGACCGTGTCCTACGTGCTGTCCGGACGGCACCGCAGTCACACGATCAAGGACTCCACGGCGGACCGGGTCCGCGAGGCCGCGTCGCGGCTCGGCTACCGGCGCAACGACGCGGCCCGGGCGATCCGGACCGGCAAGTCGGACCTGGTCCTGCTGTCGCTGAGCGTGCTGGCGGACCCCTGGTCGCAGGCGGTCGCGGCCACGGTGAGTGCGGCCGTGACTCCGCTCGGCAAGACGGCGCTGATCGTCGCGGACGGCGACTGGCGGACCGTCCTGTCGAACCGGACGCCGGACGTGATCTTCATCGACAGCGTGCTGCAGGACGCGGAGCAGATCGCCGAGCTGGAGGCGTTCGCGGCGCAGGGTGTGCAGATCGTCGCGTTCGACGAACGGCTCGAGCCGCGGGGCTTCGACGTGATCCGGTCCGGTGCCGAGCCGCGCTGCCACCTCGCGGTGGAGCACCTGCTGGCCAGTCACGACCGGGTCGGCGCGCTGACGTCGCGGACCACCGGGTTCGCGCGATTCGACGCCTATCTGAACACCTTGCGCGCGGCGGGCAAGCCGGTCCGCGAGCAGGACATCGAGATCTTTGAGCGGCACCCCGAGGGCGCGTACCGCGCCGCGATGGCGCTGCTCACCAAGCCGGACCGCCCGACGGCGATCTACTGCACGACGGACTTCGCCGCGATCGCGTGCGTGCGGGCGGCGCACCGGTTGCGGATCGACGTACCGCGGGAGCTCGCGATCGTCGGCGTCGGCAACACGCCGGAGGGCGAACACCTCGACCCGTCGCTGTCGACGGTCGGGCCGGTCGACTTCAACGACCGGCTGGCCCGGATCATCGTCAGCCGGCTGACCGACCGCGAGGGTGCACCCGGTGAGGTGTTCGACTTCCCCTGGCAACTGATCGTCCGCGACTCTTCGAAGGTGGTTCCGTGA